The genomic window CGGGCGACGTCGTTCGCTTCGAGCGGCAACCGTTTAGCCATCGCGCGAAGCGCTGGCACGTGTTTCCGATGAACGTCTACCCGGGAGCGCGCGTCGGCTTTCGTCTAGCGTCAGAAGACCGCAAGATGGCGCGCGTCGGAGAAGTGCGCCTCTACGGGCCAGCCTTCAGCGACGGCTCCTTTCCCAAGGCCGAGAGCGTGGTCCTCGACCAAGAGGGCCTTGCCGCTCTCCCCGAACGAAGCCTCGAGCCAGGGCGCTACGTGCTCGTCGTTGGCCCTCGCGAGAAAGCCGGCTTCGCCGCGCGCTACCCGGGAAACTTCGTCACAGCGAAGCTCGACGGTCAGCGCGAGACGACGCTGTCGCTCGCGCTGACCCCAGAAGGCTGGACCGCGTCGGCGGGCGGAAAGAGCTACCGGCTCGTGAGCCCAACGCCTGAGCAAGCGGCCAACGGCTCGGCCGCGTTGCGACTCAAGGCCCCCGGGGGTTCGCTCGCGGCGGAGACCGACGCCCGCATCGTTCGATGGGAAACCCGTGAACTCTACACGCACTCGGACGAAGCCGCAGGTAGCGCAGGCACGGCGGGCTCGCTCGACGCCGAAATCTTCTCGCTCTGGGCCGCCGCCGGCGCTCGTCGCCTCGTCGTTCACTCGGCTGCGCGCATCGGGAAGAGCGAGCCGTTCCTCCTCCAGACGCTCCCAGAAACGCTCCCGCGGACATCGGTCATCCCTGAGCCTCTCAAAGGCAGAACGGTGCGTGTGGCGAAGGCGCCCGATTGTCAAACGAGCAATTGCCTCGTCCCCGTGGCCGGCGACGAGAAGGCGAAGGCTTGCTCACCGGCCGATCCGAGTGTTTGTGCCGCCGGCGAGGGATGTTTCGAGGGCCGGTGCGCGGCGGAGCTGCCGGCCAGCGTGATTGGCGCCCTCTCGGAGAGCTACAAGCCGCTGTTCATCGACCCCGCCGAACCGTCGACCTACTCGCTCGAAGTCTCTTGCAGAGAGAACTGCGCGCCGACGCCCGTCGAGCGCGGACGCATGACCAAGTACCCCGTGTACTTCGCACATGGCTTCAACTCGAGTCGCGAGACCTGGGATGGAGTGCGCGACTACTTGCGCCAGGTCCCCGGCTTCGGCGACCGGTCCACGGCGGCCAGCGTCCCCGCCTTCGAGCCGACGGACCCGCGCACGGACCGGCTGCGGCAGCGGCTCTCGACGTTCATCGGGTACATGGCCGAAGCGGCACCGATCGCCGGCGAGTCGATGCGCGTGAACGTCATCGCCCACTCCATGGGTGGGCTCGACACGCGCACGCTCATCTCCTCGCCTCGCTTCAACGAGCAGTGCGAGAGCGCGGTCTGCGAAGACGTCGACGACAAGACTGGGAAGACGAGCAAGGTCAACTGCTGCGCTCCCGCGGAGGCCGGCCGGTCGACGTTCTGGCGTGACCGCATCGTGTCGGTGACGACCCTCTCCACCCCGCACCGCGGCTCGAGCTTCGCGTCGTGGGCTATGAGCCAACTCAAGGACGAGGCAAGCCTCGGGCCGACGTTGAAGCTTGTGGCCGACCGATTCTTCGGACTCGGCGACGCCGGCTTCGACAGCTTTCGCAAGACCATCGATGCGCTTTCCATGGAGCGGGGCGACGAGCGAGAGGGATTGCTCACGCCGCCGAACCCTAGGCGCGTGTACACGTGGGCGTGCGCCACGCAGCAAGAACGCTGCGCAACGCCTCCGGAAGTCGATGGCCCCGTGAAGGCCGAGGGCGGCCGTTTCTCCCTCCCGGGGCCCAACGACAAGCCCACCGTCTTCTCATGGGCGGCCATGGCGTGCACGACGGGCGGCTGCGGCACCGTGCTCGATCCGATGCTGCTCCTTCCCTATTCGGTCATGGCGGCGGCCGGCGAGAAGAAGAACGACGGCGTCGTCGGGGTCGAGCGGGCACGTTACGGAATCTTCATGGGCGTCATGCCGGCGGACCACTTTGACTGGACACGCACGCGTGAGGCGCAGGGGTCTGGCAAGCGTGCCCTCGAGTGGCTCTTCGGCGTGAAGGGCGAGCCCATCGAGAGGTTTCACCAAGCGTGGTTGGAGCGCCTCGCGCAAGCCGGCTACTGACGCGGCGGCGGTCCACAAAGAGTCTGCCGAGATGGCGCTGAGCGCATACGCTCACGCCATGAACAAGACCCGCATCGGCTCTGGATCTCCCTTCGAGCGGTCCATCGGATTCAGCCGCGCGGTGCGCGTCGGCGATCGCGTCTTGGTGTCGGGGACCGCGCCCATCTGGCCCGACGGCTCCTGCCCCGACGACGCGGAGGCTCAGGCGACGCGCTGCTTGGACATCATCGAAGCAGCCCTCGCGCAGACGGGCGCCAGGCGCGACGACATCGTCCGCACTCGGATGTACCTCGTCCGCGCTGACGACGCGGCGGCCGTCGGTCGCGCCCATGGCGCGCGCTTCGCAGACATCCGCCCCGCCGCCACGATGGTTATCGTCGCGGGCTTGCTCGATCCGCGATGGCGCGTCGAGATCGAGGCCGAAGCTATCATCCGCGAGTGAAGGCTCACTCGCCGACGCGCGTGGCGGCCCGCTTGGCGCGCTTGCGCACCTCGATGGGCAATGATTCGTCGGCGTTGAGCGCGCCGTAGGCCGCACGCGCCTCGACCTTGCGGCCGAGCGCCGAAAGCGCCTCCGCTTCGTTCCAACGGACGGTCCACGCGCGAGACGTCATCTCGAGCGTGGCCGCGTCGTCGAGCACGGCCTGCCACTTGGCCGCTCGGCCGAGCTCCGTCCAGTACGCGCTCCGTACCGCGTCGTCGCCGGGAGCCAAGAGGGCTGCCTTGCGCAAGGTGTCGAGGGCCTCGTCTTCCCCGCCGGCCTTGCGCTGGTGAAGCCCGAGCCAGAGCCACGCCCCCGCCGCCGTGGGATGGCCCTCGGCCCACCTCGCGAGATCGACGAGAAGGCCGCCGCTGGCCTCGCTCAGGATGCGCTCTAGCGGGAAGCGCAGCGCCAAGGCTTCCATGAATCCCGGGTCGGCGGAGAGGACCGTGTCGAGGTCACGATTGGCGTCGGCTTCGCGCCCCAAGGCGAAGAGGACGCGCGCTTGCTCGACACGGAGCAACGACGACGCGGGCATCTTCGCGAGCGCCGCCGACAGGGCTTCCGCCGCTTCGCCGGGACGCCCCAACTGGCGCAACGCCGCGGCACGACCGAGCTCAGCGCGTTCGCTTACCTCAACGGACGCGTTGGCGGCGGCACGCTCGGCGGCCGCCAGGGCGACCGCGTGGCGCCCTTCGCTCGCGTGGTATTCGAGCTGATCGATGTAGTAGCGACCGTCTCGCGGAGCTTGGTCCCAAAGCTCGGTGAGCGAATCGAGCTCGGCGCCGGCGCGCAAGAACGTGAGCGAGGCCGCGTCCTTCGGGTCTTCGTAGACAGCCACGAGGAAGCCAAGGCCCGCCAGCGCGCGCAGGGCGTCCATGTTGTCCGGCTTGGCCTCAAGCGCCAGCGCGAACTCGTCGGCGGCCGCGTCCTTGTCACCCGTCGTGAGGTGCGCCTGCCCGTACGCGACGTGGTAGTCGGGGTCGCCTTCGTAGCTGGTCCGCACGGCCTCGAAGGCCTTCTTGGCGAGCGTCGCATCGCCGCTCTGGGCGTAAGCGAGGCCGAGGTTCAGGCGGGCCGCGTGATCGTCGGGGTCGACGCTGGCGATCATCTTGAAGGCGGCGATGGCGCCGGCGACGTCGCGCTTGGACAGCGCCGCGAGGCCGCGCTCCCAGAAGTCGGCCTTGGCGATAAAGCGGTCGTAGCTCTTGGCGAGGTCGGCGTTTTGCGAGCGCCACGCGCTAGGCGCCGCGGTGAGAAACGCGCTGATCCATTTCTTGAGACGCGGGATCGCAAATCCGCTCTCGGCGATGCTTTCGAACTCGGCCTTCGGCGCCGGCACGCGCCGCGGGAGGCCGTTCATTCGCGACACTTTTTCGTCCAACTCGATGAGCACCCACTCGTCGGCCATACCGGCAGGCTACCCCAAATCGAGTCACGCGCGCCCGCGGCGAATGGTCACGAAGCGGACCTCGCCGTCGGACACGTCGAAGGTGAACAAAATCTCCTGACCGTCGACGTCGTAGGCGATGGTTGCGAGCGGCACCTCAGCGCGTCCGTCGAGGTGAATCGGGGTTCCGGGCCCGTACCACGCGGCGATCTCGGCGAACCGCAGCGGCCCCGACGGTGTGAGGACGAGGCGCCGCTCCGTCAGACGCGAATAGGGCCCAGGCTCGACGAACTCGGCGGTCCCGAAGGGCCCAGCTTCCAGCACACCGGTCGCCACGAGCAGCTCGGGGTTGGGCCGCTCCGAGGGAAAAAGCGCGGCACCGAGGATCTCCTCGAGGAACGTGCGCTCGAAGCGCGAGAGCGTCGAGAGGCGGTGAACCAAACCGATGACTTCTTGCGTACTCACGCGGCGTGGCCCCCCGACAGGACGTCGAAGACGCGCGCCCAAAGTCGCTCGTAGTGGGCTTGAGCGTCGGCGATCGTTGGAGCGAGCGCGCTTCGGCCAATCTCCAGTGCGGCCACCGCGCGGGGGGCTTGGCCGGCTCTCACGGCCGCGCAAAGCTCGAGGGCGGCTTGGTCGGCGCCCGGCACGCCGATGTCCGGCCCCGCGGCGGCGAGGATCTCTTCGCGCACTTGAAAGGCTGCGAGAACCGCCTCGCCTTCCTCGCGAACCGAGGCCTCCGCGTTGCGGCTCACGAACTCGGCGCGGTCCCGCCCTCGGGCACCACACTTTGCTTGAACCGCGAGGACCCGCGCCGCCTCCCGGGCCACCGACGCGGTCACGCTCGTCTTCGCTGCAAGCTCCGGGTCGATGAGAATTCGTCCGGCGCCCACCAGCGATTGGTGACCCTCGCCGCGGGGGCCCTCATCGAGGGCGAAGCCGCGCGCGTCGAGCTCGCCGAGCGACGCGAGGAGCGAAGGCGATTTCATCGCGAGCTCCGCGACCTCGGCAAAATCGAGGGCGACCAGCTCACCGGTCTCGGCCGCCGCCTCCGCGTCTTCCGTAGCTCCCTCGCCGAGGTCCTCGGGGTCGTCCTCCAAATCCCACACGATCGGCGGGTACGCGTACACGGCGGTCCGCTCCACAGGGAGTCCGTAGGCGTTCACCCGTTTGCCGTCGTCCTGAACGTATTGCGCGTGAGGCGAAGCCCCACCGGGCTGCCGCGCGCTCCCCTTCTTCAGGGTCACGCGGCAGAGTCCGTTTTCGTCGTAGAACTTCTTCGGGCGGGGCATGGGTTCGTGTCGCTCAGGTAGGGCCGCAGGCTGAACGCCGCCGACAGACCCCCACCAGCGTTTACCAGCGTTTCCGTCGCTACAGAATGGCGGACCTCCGGACCGCCGGGAAGTCCCATCGCCAGCGGAAACGGGGCTACGCTCAAGATCCTGTGGTTGCTGCCGCTGACGCTCCCATCAAGGTGATGGGTCGCTACGCCTTGTTCCGCGAAATCGCGGCCGGCGGGATGGCCGTGGTCCATCTGGGCAAGTTGCAGGGGCCCGTCGGTTTTTCGCGAACCGTCGCCATCAAGCGCCTCTATCCGCAATACACGCGAGACCCTGAGTTCGTTTCCATGTTCCTCGACGAGGCGCGGCTGGCAGCCCGCATTCGTCATCCGAACGTGGTGCCTACGCTCGACGTGGTGGCAAGCTCCGGCGAGCTGTTTCTCGTCATGGAGTACGTCCACGGCGACTCGCTGGCGCGCCTGCTTCGCGCTGCGACAGCGCGCAAGGAGCGAGTCCCGCTGCCGGTGATCCTCAGCATCGTCTGCGGAGCCCTTGGCGGCTTGCACGCGGCCCACGAGGCGCGCGGCGCGCGCGGCGAACCCCTTGGCATCGTGCACCGCGACATCTCGCCGCAGAACATCCTGGTCGGCTCCGACGGCGTGCCCCGCATCGTCGACTTCGGCGTGGCGAAGGCGGCAGGACGCGTACAGACAACACGCGACGGCCAGCTCAAAGGGAAGATGGGGTACTTCGCGCCCGAGCAAATCAGCGGCACGGTCACGCGAAAGACGGACCTCTTCGCCATGTCCATCGTGCTCTGGGAGGCGCTTGCGGGAAGGCGCCTCTTGCGAGGCGAGAACGATGCCACGACGCTCTTCAACCTGCTTCACGCCGCCGTCCCCCCACCAAGCACCTTCGCGCCAGAGGTGCCGCCGGCGTTGGACGCAGCGATCCTGAAGGGCCTCGAGCGCGATCCGTCGAAACGCTTCGAGACAGCCCGTGAGATGGCCATCGCCCTCGAGCAGAGCGGGCGCCTCGCCGGCACCAACGAAACGGGCGCTTGGGTCGAGCGCCTCGCCGTAGAAACGCTCGCGAAGCGATCTCGCTTCTTGGCCGAGGTCGAAGGCAGCGGTGGTGACGCGCCGTCTGACGACACCGTCGCCGCCATCATGGCAAGTGACGAGGCGCCCGACGACGAGACGCGGTCAGACTCGGACAGCTCCGCGCGTTTGCCAGCGGCGGCGCTGGCCCCGTTGCCAGGAACGCCAACGGCGTTCCAACCGATCGATCACCCCGTCGACGACTTCGATGCCGAGCACCACGACCCCCTTGAACGCCCGTCGCGGCCTCCTCCGGCGGAATCCACGGGGCTCTCGGTATCTCGCTCGATGGGACACCAGAGCCTCTCACCCGCGAAGCGCCCAAAGCGCTGGGCCATCGGCGTCGCGGTGGCGTTGCTTGGCGGGGTTGTCGGCCTCGTCACGATGGTCTTGCGGCACCCCGAGAACAGCGCCGCGAAAGGCGTCCCCGCGGCCCCCGTGGCGTCGTCAGCGGCGCCCGTGACGCCGGCCGGCGACTTACCGCCGCCAGCCATCGTCGATGTCGATACGCCGGAGGCGAGCGCCACGCCAGTGGAGAAGCCCGCCGCGCCACCGGGCGCGACGGTCCAGCGCGCCATCACGCCGCAGGCGCCGCGCCCCGCCGTGGCGCCTGCCCGAAAAGCCGACGCAAAGCCTCCCGTGGTGAAGCCAACTCCGCCCCCCAGTCACTGCGCGACTCCGTATACGCTCGACGCTTCGGGGCGAAAGAAATGGAAAGCCGAGTGTTTGTAGAACGGTTCGTGTTTGCCGCGCTCCCCGCGGCGATGCTCATCCTTGCGAGCGCCGACAACGCGTGGGCCCTCTCCAAACAGGAGTGCATCCAGGCGTCGGAGCGGGGGCAGCAGCTGCGCGACGACGGCAAGCTCGTCGAGGCCAACGGACAGTTTCTGTCTTGCGCGAGCGACAGCTGCCCCAAGCCCGTCGCCGACGCCTGCCGCGAGGAGCTCTCGTCGCTCGACAAGAAGATGCCCTCGCTGGTGCTGAGTGCGAAAGCGCCGTCGGGCTCGGACCTCGTACAGGTCAAGGTCTTCATCGACGGCGTCGCGGTCACCGACAGGCTCGACGGCCGCGCCATCCCCGTGAACCCGGGCCAGCACAAGCTGCGCTTCGAGAGCGGCGGCCAAAGCGTGGAAGAGCAGGTCGTGGCCCTCGAGGGAGAGAAGAGCCGCCCCGTTCGCGTGGTCTTTCCCGCAGCGAGCGCCGCTTCTTCCAGCCCCACGAAGCCCGCCGTCGAGTCGCCGGCGCAGGAGAGCGGCGGTGGCGGCGTCCCCGTTGCGACCTACGTCCTCGGCGGCGTGGCTCTCGCTTCATTGGGCGGCTTCGCGTATTTCGGCCTCACGGGCAAGGGCGAGATCTCGGACCTGCGCTCAACCTGCGCCCCGCGCTGCAACGCCGACGACGTCGACGCCGCGAAGACGAAGATGCTGGTCGGCGACGTCTTGCTCGGCGTCGCCGTCGTGTCGGCGGGCCTCGCGACGTACTTCGTGCTCGCGCCGAAGAGCGCGCCCGCCGTAACCGTGGGGGCCCGCGGGACGGGCGTCTTCGTCGACGGGCGATTCTGAGGCGTGATCACGAAGGGTCGAAAGGGGGCCCGCGGGGGCGGGGCGGGGCGCGGCGCGGGGGGAGAGGCCCCTCTCTCCCCCCAACGCCGCGGGGGGGGGCGGCGGGGCGCGGGCGCGGCGGCGGGGCCGGGGGGGGGGGGGGGGGGCGCGCGGGCCCCGGGGCGGGGGGGGGGGGGGGGGGGGGGGGGGGGGGGGAGCCGGAAAACGCAAGCCCGCGCGGGCGCGCGGGGGGCGCGGGGGGGGGGGGGGGGCCAGGGGGGGGGGGGGGGCGGGGGGGGGGGGGGGGGGGGGGGGGGGGGGGGGGGGGCCGGGCGGGCGGCGGGCGGGGGGGGGGGGGGGGGGGGGGGGGGGGGGGGGGGGGGGGGGGGGGGGGGACCCTCAGGCCACGAGCGACCGCAGCACGAACGGCAGGATGCCGCCGTGGCGGTAGTAGTGGACCTCTTGCGGCGTATCGATGCGAACCACGCTCGAGAACTCCACGACCTTTCCGTCGGGCTTCGTGGCCTTGACGGTGAGCGTTTGACCGGCGCGGAAACCGTTCGGATCGAGGAGCGCCGAGAGGCCACCGACGGCGAAGGTCTCCTCACCGGTCAGGCCAAGCGATACGGCCGACTCGCCGGCCAAGAACTGGAGCGGCAGGATGCCCATGCCCACGAGGTTCGAGCGATGGATGCGCTCGAAGCTCTCCGCGATGACGACGCGCACACCGAGGAGCTTCGGCCCTTTGGCCGCCCAATCGCGCGACGAGCCTGAGCCGTATTCCTTCCCAGCAAGGATCACCAGCGGAACGCCTTCCGCGGCGTACCGAACCGACGCGTCGAAGATCGTCATCGCATCGCCACTCGGGAGGTGACGAGTGACGCCCCCCTCGGTGCCGGGCGCGAGCATGTTGCGGAGGCGCACGTTGGCAAACGTGCCGCGAACCATGACCTCGTGGTTGCCGCGACGAGCGCCATAGGAGTTGAAGTCCTTCGCCTCGACGCCGCGCTCCATGAGGTACTTGCCGGCAGGCCCGTCCTTCTTGATGGAGCCGGCCGGGGAGATGTGGTCGGTCGTGATGCTGTCACCAAGGAGCGCGAGCACGCGAGCACCGGTCACGTCACCAACGGCCGACGGCGTCTTCGTCATGCCCTCGAAGTAGGGCGGGTGTTTGACGTACGTCGACTTGGCGTCCCATTGGTAGCGATCGCCCTCGGGAATCACGAGGCCTTCCCACTCGGCCGGGCCCTTGTAGACGTCGGCGTAGATCTTCTTGAACGACTCGGAGCGAACGGTCTTCTGCATGACCGCCTCGATCTCGGCCTGCGTGGGCCACACGTCCTTAAGGAAGACCGGCTTGCCGTCGGCACCGGTGCCAAGCGGCTCGGTGGTGAGATCGAGGTCGACACGGCCCGCGAGCGCGTAAGCCACGACGAGCGGCGGCGAAGCGAGGTAGTTGGCGCGCACCTCCGGGTGCACGCGACCTTCAAAGTTGCGGTTGCCTGAAAGCACCGACGCGACCACCAACTCGCCGTCGGCGATCCCCTTCGAGACCTCGTCGGGCAGCGGCCCCGAGTTGCCGATGCAGGTCGTGCACCCGTACCCGACGACGAAGAACTTCAGCGCCTCGAGTGACGCCAGCAGCCCCGATTCGGTGAGGTAATCGGTCACCACCTTGGAGCCTGGCGCGAGGCTGGTCTTGACCCAAGGCTTGACCGCGAGACCCTTGGCGACGGCCTTTTGCGCCAGGAGACCTGCGCCAATGAGGACCGACGGGTTCGACGTGTTGGTGCAGCTCGTGATGGCGCAGATGACCACCGAGCCATGCGAGAGTTCGAAGGTGTTCCCGGACATCGTGACGCTGGCGCTGCCCTTCGGCGGAGCGCCATCGCCCCCCTTCTTCTTCGGGAAGAGGCTCGGCAGGGCACCTTCGAAGTTCTTCTTCATGTCGCCGAGGAGCACACGGTCCTGAGGACGCGACGGTCCCGCGAGACACGGCTTGACGGTGCCGAGGTCGAGCTCGAGCGTGTCGGTGAAGACGGCTCCCTCGGCGTCCTTC from Myxococcales bacterium includes these protein-coding regions:
- a CDS encoding RidA family protein, giving the protein MNKTRIGSGSPFERSIGFSRAVRVGDRVLVSGTAPIWPDGSCPDDAEAQATRCLDIIEAALAQTGARRDDIVRTRMYLVRADDAAAVGRAHGARFADIRPAATMVIVAGLLDPRWRVEIEAEAIIRE
- a CDS encoding tetratricopeptide repeat protein, which codes for MADEWVLIELDEKVSRMNGLPRRVPAPKAEFESIAESGFAIPRLKKWISAFLTAAPSAWRSQNADLAKSYDRFIAKADFWERGLAALSKRDVAGAIAAFKMIASVDPDDHAARLNLGLAYAQSGDATLAKKAFEAVRTSYEGDPDYHVAYGQAHLTTGDKDAAADEFALALEAKPDNMDALRALAGLGFLVAVYEDPKDAASLTFLRAGAELDSLTELWDQAPRDGRYYIDQLEYHASEGRHAVALAAAERAAANASVEVSERAELGRAAALRQLGRPGEAAEALSAALAKMPASSLLRVEQARVLFALGREADANRDLDTVLSADPGFMEALALRFPLERILSEASGGLLVDLARWAEGHPTAAGAWLWLGLHQRKAGGEDEALDTLRKAALLAPGDDAVRSAYWTELGRAAKWQAVLDDAATLEMTSRAWTVRWNEAEALSALGRKVEARAAYGALNADESLPIEVRKRAKRAATRVGE
- a CDS encoding serine/threonine protein kinase, producing the protein MVAAADAPIKVMGRYALFREIAAGGMAVVHLGKLQGPVGFSRTVAIKRLYPQYTRDPEFVSMFLDEARLAARIRHPNVVPTLDVVASSGELFLVMEYVHGDSLARLLRAATARKERVPLPVILSIVCGALGGLHAAHEARGARGEPLGIVHRDISPQNILVGSDGVPRIVDFGVAKAAGRVQTTRDGQLKGKMGYFAPEQISGTVTRKTDLFAMSIVLWEALAGRRLLRGENDATTLFNLLHAAVPPPSTFAPEVPPALDAAILKGLERDPSKRFETAREMAIALEQSGRLAGTNETGAWVERLAVETLAKRSRFLAEVEGSGGDAPSDDTVAAIMASDEAPDDETRSDSDSSARLPAAALAPLPGTPTAFQPIDHPVDDFDAEHHDPLERPSRPPPAESTGLSVSRSMGHQSLSPAKRPKRWAIGVAVALLGGVVGLVTMVLRHPENSAAKGVPAAPVASSAAPVTPAGDLPPPAIVDVDTPEASATPVEKPAAPPGATVQRAITPQAPRPAVAPARKADAKPPVVKPTPPPSHCATPYTLDASGRKKWKAECL
- the acnA gene encoding aconitate hydratase AcnA; the encoded protein is MGQSFGSKSTLSVDGKNYVMFRLDALEAKYPSVKRLPFSMKILLENLLRNEDGVSVRAEDIAALACWDPKAAPSREIAYTPARTLLQDFTGVPCVVDLAAMRDAMKALGGDSKKINPLSPVELVIDHSVQVDAFGTRDALLKNATLEFQRNKERYQFLRWGQKAFEDFVAVPPDTGIVHQVNVEHLARVVFTRTVGGELTAYPDTLVGTDSHTTMVNGLGVLGWGVGGIEAEAAMLGQPVSMLIPEVVGFRLHGRMPEGATATDLVLTVTQMLRKKGVVGKFVEFFGEGVGVLSVADRCTIANMAPEYGATCGIFPIDDQTLAYLRLTGRSEHQVKLVEAYAKAQGMFLTKDAEGAVFTDTLELDLGTVKPCLAGPSRPQDRVLLGDMKKNFEGALPSLFPKKKGGDGAPPKGSASVTMSGNTFELSHGSVVICAITSCTNTSNPSVLIGAGLLAQKAVAKGLAVKPWVKTSLAPGSKVVTDYLTESGLLASLEALKFFVVGYGCTTCIGNSGPLPDEVSKGIADGELVVASVLSGNRNFEGRVHPEVRANYLASPPLVVAYALAGRVDLDLTTEPLGTGADGKPVFLKDVWPTQAEIEAVMQKTVRSESFKKIYADVYKGPAEWEGLVIPEGDRYQWDAKSTYVKHPPYFEGMTKTPSAVGDVTGARVLALLGDSITTDHISPAGSIKKDGPAGKYLMERGVEAKDFNSYGARRGNHEVMVRGTFANVRLRNMLAPGTEGGVTRHLPSGDAMTIFDASVRYAAEGVPLVILAGKEYGSGSSRDWAAKGPKLLGVRVVIAESFERIHRSNLVGMGILPLQFLAGESAVSLGLTGEETFAVGGLSALLDPNGFRAGQTLTVKATKPDGKVVEFSSVVRIDTPQEVHYYRHGGILPFVLRSLVA